Proteins encoded within one genomic window of Spiroplasma sabaudiense Ar-1343:
- the tpiA gene encoding triose-phosphate isomerase, protein MRKQIIIGNWKMYKTNSEALNFIKEVDSKIVKNSNLIAGIGVPFTALSDAKKAAKNLVIAAENVHFEKEGAYTGEISIPMLKDLNVEYVIIGHSERREMFNETDETVNKKALALLANNMIPVLCCGESLEIFEAKKTKEWVENQITKGFNQISAADAKKVVIAYEPIWAIGTGKVATPEIAQEICKIVREKIASLYNQDVANEILIQYGGSVKPENIKEILNQADIDGALVGGASLIPDSYLGLVNFK, encoded by the coding sequence ATGAGAAAACAAATTATTATTGGTAACTGAAAGATGTATAAAACAAATTCAGAGGCACTAAATTTTATCAAAGAAGTTGATAGCAAAATTGTCAAAAACAGCAATTTAATAGCTGGAATTGGGGTTCCATTCACAGCATTAAGTGATGCTAAAAAGGCTGCAAAAAACTTAGTAATTGCCGCTGAAAATGTTCACTTCGAAAAAGAAGGGGCTTACACTGGTGAAATTTCAATCCCAATGTTAAAAGATTTAAATGTGGAATATGTTATTATTGGTCACTCTGAACGTCGCGAAATGTTTAACGAAACAGATGAAACAGTAAATAAAAAGGCTTTAGCACTATTAGCAAATAATATGATTCCAGTTTTATGTTGTGGAGAAAGTTTAGAAATTTTTGAAGCTAAAAAAACTAAGGAATGAGTAGAAAACCAAATCACTAAAGGATTTAATCAAATCAGCGCAGCAGATGCAAAAAAAGTAGTGATAGCCTATGAGCCAATTTGAGCAATCGGAACTGGGAAAGTTGCGACCCCAGAAATCGCCCAAGAAATTTGTAAAATAGTTCGTGAAAAAATTGCTTCATTATACAACCAAGATGTTGCAAATGAAATTTTAATTCAATACGGGGGAAGTGTAAAACCTGAAAATATCAAAGAAATTTTAAACCAAGCAGATATCGATGGAGCACTTGTTGGGGGAGCTTCTCTAATTCCTGATTCATACCTTGGATTAGTAAACTTTAAATAA
- a CDS encoding HAD-IIB family hydrolase produces the protein MKDIKLLALDMDGTAYDPMGEVVPENREAILKLIKKDFPVVFITGRPVNAPKNKFIENNFVSKYSVMGAFNGACIYDLKTNKILDAKPISKEIVNQVFSLTKKDNFKNVIIWGYSTDFNEVIINNLASNASEIIKEQSFFEGKFVEFETLTAPYQLDCYKLLIFNFTSEFINELKKIGLETAPNILGTACEVTAANINKKYAIQFIEKTWNINAEEIMAMGDGTNDIPMMDYVGFPVSFNNCVSKIKHIAKAHVDLDWSQGAVAQAISKYILKDK, from the coding sequence ATGAAAGATATAAAATTACTTGCACTTGATATGGACGGAACTGCCTACGACCCAATGGGGGAAGTTGTTCCAGAAAATCGAGAAGCAATTTTAAAATTAATAAAAAAAGATTTTCCGGTTGTCTTTATAACAGGAAGACCAGTAAATGCGCCCAAAAATAAATTTATTGAAAACAACTTTGTATCAAAATATTCAGTAATGGGAGCATTTAACGGTGCTTGCATCTATGACTTAAAAACTAACAAAATCTTAGATGCAAAGCCAATTTCCAAAGAAATTGTCAATCAAGTATTTAGTTTAACAAAAAAAGATAATTTTAAAAATGTTATTATTTGAGGATATAGCACTGATTTTAATGAAGTTATAATTAATAATTTAGCATCAAATGCAAGTGAAATTATAAAAGAACAATCTTTTTTCGAAGGTAAGTTTGTGGAGTTTGAAACTTTAACAGCACCATATCAATTAGATTGTTACAAACTTTTAATTTTTAATTTCACTAGCGAGTTTATTAATGAATTAAAAAAAATTGGTTTGGAAACAGCACCAAATATTTTAGGAACAGCATGCGAAGTGACGGCAGCAAATATTAATAAAAAATATGCCATTCAATTTATAGAAAAAACTTGAAATATTAATGCAGAAGAAATTATGGCGATGGGTGATGGGACAAACGATATTCCAATGATGGATTATGTTGGGTTCCCTGTCTCTTTTAACAACTGTGTTTCAAAAATTAAACACATTGCTAAAGCGCATGTCGATTTAGACTGATCACAAGGTGCCGTGGCACAAGCAATTAGTAAATATATATTAAAAGATAAATAG
- the gpmI gene encoding 2,3-bisphosphoglycerate-independent phosphoglycerate mutase, producing MKTKQPVLLAILDGWGIAPGNAGNAVAQANMEFVESLKKDYPWVAAHASGEWVGLPDGQMGNSEVGHIHLGSGRIKYESLTLINQAIKNKSFSKNEEILAAINFAKKNNGAFHIMGLYSDGGVHAHMSHMLAAFETAANSGLKEIYVHLFSDGRDTKPMVLETYLNALESLFAKYKVGMIGSISGRFFAMDRDKRLERTAQAYETLFTHNGANSFTDARSYIQEQYNLGKDDEAIIPAFNKNAANGFIKKGDGVLFANFRPDRAIQLAATITNENYLAWKDEAFKNLQFIGQDIYFVSMMEYSEVVKSPKVAFKSIEVVNGLGEWLSKKGYRQLRIAETEKIAHVTFFFDGGKDYFKNGLATQAEIQLAGASADLIASPKVATYDLKPEMSAKEITDKLVEEIAKNEFDVIILNYANCDMVGHTGILESTVVAVKTLDEQLKRVHEALEKVNGVMIITADHGNAEVMIDAEGGPNKKHTSQLVPIIITKKGLALKQKDPAIADIAPTILDLLGEEAPAEMTQSSLILKK from the coding sequence ATGAAAACTAAACAACCAGTACTACTTGCCATTTTAGATGGCTGAGGAATTGCCCCAGGAAATGCCGGCAATGCTGTTGCACAAGCAAATATGGAATTTGTGGAATCATTAAAAAAAGATTATCCATGAGTTGCAGCTCATGCAAGTGGAGAATGAGTTGGACTCCCAGATGGTCAAATGGGAAACTCAGAAGTTGGTCATATCCATTTAGGATCTGGAAGAATTAAATATGAATCTTTAACTTTAATTAATCAAGCAATTAAAAATAAATCGTTTTCTAAAAACGAGGAAATTTTGGCAGCAATTAATTTTGCTAAAAAAAATAATGGAGCTTTCCATATTATGGGACTATATTCTGATGGTGGTGTTCATGCCCACATGAGTCATATGTTGGCAGCTTTTGAAACTGCAGCCAATTCTGGATTAAAAGAAATTTATGTTCACTTATTTTCTGATGGTCGTGACACAAAACCAATGGTTCTAGAAACTTATTTAAATGCTTTAGAATCGCTGTTTGCAAAATATAAAGTCGGAATGATTGGTTCAATCAGCGGGCGTTTTTTTGCAATGGATCGAGACAAGCGTTTAGAAAGAACGGCGCAAGCTTATGAAACCTTATTTACTCATAATGGAGCTAATAGTTTTACAGACGCAAGATCTTATATTCAAGAACAATATAATCTGGGCAAAGATGATGAAGCCATTATTCCAGCATTCAACAAAAATGCTGCTAACGGTTTTATTAAAAAAGGTGATGGTGTTTTATTTGCTAACTTCCGTCCTGACCGCGCAATTCAACTAGCAGCCACAATCACAAATGAAAATTATCTTGCATGAAAAGATGAGGCCTTTAAAAATTTACAATTTATTGGTCAAGATATTTATTTTGTATCAATGATGGAATACTCAGAGGTTGTTAAGTCTCCCAAAGTTGCATTCAAGTCAATTGAAGTTGTAAATGGATTGGGAGAATGGTTGAGTAAAAAGGGATATCGTCAATTGAGAATTGCTGAAACTGAAAAAATTGCTCACGTAACATTTTTCTTTGATGGAGGAAAAGATTACTTCAAAAATGGTTTAGCTACCCAAGCAGAAATTCAACTAGCTGGAGCTAGTGCTGACTTAATTGCTTCGCCCAAAGTTGCCACTTATGATTTAAAACCAGAAATGAGCGCAAAAGAAATAACTGATAAATTAGTTGAAGAAATTGCTAAAAATGAATTTGATGTAATAATCCTAAACTATGCCAACTGTGATATGGTTGGTCATACAGGAATTTTAGAATCAACAGTTGTGGCTGTTAAAACACTAGACGAACAATTAAAACGTGTTCATGAAGCACTAGAAAAAGTAAATGGTGTAATGATAATAACAGCCGATCATGGTAACGCCGAAGTTATGATTGATGCAGAAGGTGGACCTAATAAAAAACACACTAGCCAACTTGTACCAATAATTATTACCAAAAAAGGCCTAGCTCTAAAACAAAAAGATCCAGCGATTGCAGATATCGCTCCAACTATTCTTGATTTATTGGGGGAAGAAGCCCCAGCAGAAATGACACAAAGTAGTTTAATTCTAAAAAAATAA
- the trxB gene encoding thioredoxin-disulfide reductase gives MKTDYEILIIGGGPGGITAGVYCARAGLKTAIVEREVPGGKVNKTAEIENYPGFTSILGPDLAVNLFSQAQAVGANFIFDEVIKINQREDKLFDVHLKSKILIVKAVIIATGTKERKLGVPGEDKLYGRGVSYCAVCDGAFFKEKPLIVVGGGLAAIEESLYLTKFASKVTLIHRREEFRAAEPVVNKTRSHPKVEFMLNYVVEEIIGETTVQAVVVKNLKTNVTEKIEVAGIFPLIGSDPITDFVKELPILNETNNIITDVEMKTSISGLFAVGDVRNTPLKQIATAVGDGAIAAQKAIDYCDNF, from the coding sequence ATGAAAACAGATTATGAAATACTAATCATCGGTGGTGGTCCGGGAGGAATTACTGCCGGAGTTTATTGCGCCCGAGCTGGTCTAAAAACAGCAATTGTTGAACGTGAAGTCCCTGGGGGGAAAGTAAACAAAACTGCGGAAATCGAGAACTACCCAGGCTTTACTTCAATTTTAGGACCCGACCTAGCGGTTAACCTTTTTTCTCAAGCTCAAGCAGTTGGAGCCAATTTTATTTTTGACGAGGTTATTAAAATCAACCAAAGAGAGGATAAGTTATTTGACGTCCATCTTAAATCAAAAATTCTAATTGTCAAAGCGGTTATTATTGCAACCGGAACCAAGGAACGAAAATTAGGAGTACCTGGGGAAGATAAGCTTTATGGTCGAGGAGTTTCTTACTGTGCTGTATGTGATGGAGCCTTTTTTAAGGAGAAACCTTTAATTGTTGTTGGAGGAGGGCTAGCAGCGATTGAAGAATCACTGTATTTAACAAAATTTGCTAGCAAAGTCACACTGATTCATCGCCGTGAAGAATTTCGTGCCGCAGAGCCAGTTGTAAATAAAACCCGAAGCCATCCAAAAGTTGAATTTATGCTCAACTATGTTGTTGAGGAAATCATTGGGGAGACAACCGTTCAAGCTGTTGTTGTAAAAAATCTTAAAACCAATGTTACAGAAAAAATTGAAGTTGCTGGGATTTTTCCACTAATTGGGAGTGATCCGATTACAGATTTTGTAAAAGAGCTGCCAATTTTAAATGAAACCAACAATATCATAACTGATGTAGAAATGAAAACTTCAATCAGCGGACTGTTCGCGGTGGGGGATGTTAGAAATACACCTCTAAAACAAATTGCAACAGCTGTTGGTGATGGAGCGATTGCAGCTCAAAAAGCAATTGATTACTGTGATAACTTTTAA
- a CDS encoding rhodanese-like domain-containing protein: protein MGYKIIDQLIGEGYQIVDIREPAEFREIPKLEEAINISIPSLVSNPKGFNLEYSKKLALICKSGRRSETAAKALQNQGFTNVISINGGMLHLRNQKK, encoded by the coding sequence ATGGGTTACAAAATTATTGACCAATTAATTGGCGAAGGCTATCAAATTGTGGATATTCGTGAGCCTGCTGAATTTCGCGAAATTCCAAAATTAGAGGAAGCTATTAATATTTCAATACCTAGTCTAGTTTCAAATCCTAAAGGATTTAATCTAGAGTATTCAAAAAAATTGGCACTAATTTGTAAAAGTGGTCGCCGTTCTGAAACAGCAGCTAAAGCATTGCAAAACCAAGGCTTTACAAATGTTATTAGCATTAATGGTGGGATGTTGCATTTGCGCAATCAAAAAAAATAA
- a CDS encoding NAD(P)/FAD-dependent oxidoreductase: MIKDLLIIGAGATGLYTWKIANSLELSGTIIEANFEVGGQANLAYPEKLIYNLPGISAIQAKDFVQNLLQDAQVETSKINLKTAVSIIEVIAIKVETDFNFHYLVKFSDKTQKTYKSIIICEGLGEYQAVRLTENNWANVHYVVNNKENFENKKVAIFGGGDSAIDWAKTLSQTAKVTLIHRRNEFRSPIDSIKDNVEILTPYEFCEIKKAEDNLIKSITIFNGKSKKEILVDEIIVQFGATIKPHPISGLEVKRNELKKIAVDENMQTSLAGVFAAGDAIFYPTKKRNLIFGFQEAVVGLSRIDLILNNKKIANKGW, translated from the coding sequence ATGATTAAAGATTTATTAATTATCGGGGCTGGGGCAACTGGATTGTATACTTGAAAAATAGCTAACAGTCTTGAACTAAGCGGTACAATAATTGAGGCAAATTTTGAGGTTGGCGGCCAAGCAAACTTAGCTTATCCCGAAAAGTTAATTTATAATCTTCCAGGTATCAGTGCCATTCAAGCTAAAGATTTTGTTCAAAACCTTTTACAAGACGCTCAAGTTGAGACTTCAAAAATAAATTTGAAAACCGCTGTGTCAATTATTGAGGTAATTGCTATAAAAGTAGAAACTGATTTTAATTTTCACTATTTAGTGAAGTTTAGTGATAAAACTCAAAAAACTTATAAGTCAATAATTATTTGCGAAGGGTTAGGAGAATACCAGGCAGTTCGACTTACAGAAAATAACTGGGCTAACGTTCATTACGTTGTAAATAATAAAGAAAATTTTGAAAATAAAAAAGTTGCAATATTTGGGGGAGGAGACTCTGCAATTGACTGAGCAAAGACATTGAGTCAAACAGCTAAAGTCACATTAATTCATCGTCGAAATGAATTTAGAAGTCCTATTGATTCAATAAAAGATAATGTTGAAATTTTAACTCCTTATGAGTTTTGTGAAATTAAAAAAGCCGAAGATAATTTAATTAAAAGCATCACTATTTTTAACGGAAAATCCAAGAAAGAAATTTTAGTTGATGAAATTATTGTTCAATTCGGAGCAACAATTAAGCCACACCCAATTTCGGGACTTGAAGTTAAACGCAATGAATTGAAAAAAATTGCTGTTGATGAAAACATGCAAACTAGTTTAGCCGGAGTTTTTGCAGCCGGAGATGCAATTTTTTATCCAACAAAAAAAAGAAACTTAATATTTGGATTTCAAGAGGCAGTTGTTGGGCTGAGCCGCATTGATTTGATTTTAAATAACAAGAAGATTGCAAATAAGGGTTGATAA
- the tsaE gene encoding tRNA (adenosine(37)-N6)-threonylcarbamoyltransferase complex ATPase subunit type 1 TsaE yields MKITKITDWNNIISDLILRVKPNFYLLLTGDLGAGKTTFTKLLLKQLGVQDVVVSPTFQILKQYKISNNLNINHMDAYRLSESDDIEMYLEQFENSFNIIEWPSHLALDYSNLQGYHLDIKLISEEIREVLINTNLSQIKGE; encoded by the coding sequence ATGAAAATAACTAAAATAACTGATTGGAATAATATTATAAGTGACCTAATTTTAAGAGTCAAACCCAATTTTTATTTATTGCTTACAGGAGATTTGGGGGCTGGCAAAACTACATTTACCAAATTACTTTTAAAACAACTTGGAGTCCAAGATGTTGTAGTATCACCAACCTTTCAAATTTTAAAGCAGTATAAAATATCAAATAATCTCAATATTAATCATATGGATGCTTACCGTTTGAGTGAAAGCGACGATATTGAGATGTATCTTGAACAATTTGAAAATAGTTTTAATATAATTGAGTGACCGTCTCATTTAGCGCTTGATTATAGTAACTTGCAGGGTTATCATTTAGATATTAAGTTAATTAGCGAAGAAATCCGAGAGGTTTTGATTAATACAAATTTAAGTCAAATAAAAGGAGAATAA
- the tsaB gene encoding tRNA (adenosine(37)-N6)-threonylcarbamoyltransferase complex dimerization subunit type 1 TsaB has product MKLFIDTCNNNLILILFSDKKIVDKVVILQQNRISDIFKNHLQELLDRNSLQLKEISELYVTKGPGSYTGVRIGLTIAKTLFTISKTIAIYTISSLKFQAGLENVVSIIDARSNKSYLGIYQAGLIEIEDQLLPNETVEEIIKNFTNYKIVKDQVAIDYCKNLLDLLNSFDRVQESSELNPNYIKNFI; this is encoded by the coding sequence ATGAAATTATTTATTGATACTTGTAATAACAATCTGATTCTAATTTTATTTAGTGATAAAAAAATTGTTGACAAAGTTGTAATTTTACAGCAAAATCGAATCTCAGACATTTTTAAAAATCATCTACAAGAACTTTTAGATCGCAATAGTTTGCAGTTAAAAGAAATTTCAGAGCTCTATGTTACAAAAGGTCCAGGTAGTTATACTGGGGTTAGAATTGGCTTGACAATTGCCAAAACCCTTTTTACTATTAGTAAAACAATTGCAATTTATACAATTTCAAGTCTAAAATTTCAAGCAGGATTAGAAAATGTTGTTTCAATTATAGATGCTCGTTCAAATAAATCATATTTGGGGATTTATCAAGCCGGTTTAATAGAAATTGAGGACCAACTTTTACCAAACGAAACCGTTGAAGAAATAATTAAAAATTTCACTAATTATAAGATTGTAAAAGATCAGGTTGCCATTGATTATTGCAAAAATTTGCTAGATTTACTGAATTCGTTTGATAGAGTTCAAGAAAGTTCAGAATTAAATCCAAACTATATAAAAAATTTTATTTAA
- the proS gene encoding proline--tRNA ligase has protein sequence MAQQLKNITKRSDDFSQWYTDVVRNSGLVEYGPAKGTMIIKPYGFAIWELLQERFNKEFKKLDVENVYFPLLIPASLFNKEKEHIEGFAPEVFTVTKIGNKILEEELYIRPTSEVLLATHFSKEVKSYRDLPLIYNQWVNVLRGEKTTRPFLRTSEFLWQEGHTLHESEQEAVKITNEILGVYQKVAKELFLLPVIAGEKTAHERFAGASKTMTIESLMSDGHALQCATSHYLGDKFSSAFDIKFQGRDSQWHLGYSTSWGISTRIIGAIIMTHSDDNGLVLPSGIAPIQVQIIEVKETENVTNASQLMLKNLKSKFRVKVDNSDKSFGFKMSEAEIKGIPIRIEVGPRDLENNNVVISRRDNREKVIVPIEDVEKTIIKMMSEYDKNIYNLALENTKNRTWKAETIEEYIAILSKEQGFVLVPFCGEISCEADVKEKTQTTSRCIPNDVKQVKGKCFNCGKDSQLRVYFARSY, from the coding sequence ATGGCGCAACAATTAAAAAACATAACAAAGAGATCAGATGATTTTTCACAATGATACACAGATGTTGTTAGAAATTCAGGACTAGTTGAGTATGGACCTGCAAAAGGAACAATGATAATTAAACCTTATGGATTTGCAATTTGAGAGTTATTACAAGAAAGATTTAATAAAGAATTCAAGAAACTAGATGTTGAAAATGTTTATTTTCCGTTATTAATTCCAGCATCGCTTTTTAATAAAGAAAAAGAACATATTGAAGGTTTTGCCCCAGAAGTTTTCACTGTTACTAAAATAGGAAATAAAATTTTGGAAGAAGAACTTTATATTCGTCCAACTAGTGAAGTTTTACTTGCGACACATTTTTCAAAAGAAGTTAAATCCTATCGTGACTTACCGTTGATTTATAATCAGTGAGTAAATGTTCTTCGTGGAGAAAAAACAACAAGGCCATTTTTGAGAACAAGCGAATTTTTATGACAAGAGGGCCATACTCTTCATGAGTCTGAACAAGAAGCTGTCAAGATAACTAATGAAATTTTGGGTGTATATCAAAAAGTTGCCAAGGAATTATTTTTGCTACCAGTTATTGCTGGGGAAAAAACAGCACACGAAAGATTTGCTGGAGCATCTAAAACAATGACAATTGAAAGTTTAATGAGTGACGGTCATGCTTTGCAATGCGCAACAAGTCATTATTTAGGTGACAAATTTTCATCAGCTTTTGATATTAAATTTCAGGGTCGTGATTCACAATGACACCTAGGATATTCAACTAGTTGAGGAATTTCAACTAGAATTATCGGGGCAATTATTATGACCCATTCTGATGATAATGGACTTGTATTGCCAAGTGGAATTGCCCCAATTCAAGTTCAAATTATTGAGGTGAAAGAAACCGAAAACGTTACTAATGCATCGCAATTAATGTTAAAAAATCTAAAAAGCAAATTTCGAGTAAAGGTTGATAATTCCGATAAGTCATTTGGTTTCAAAATGAGTGAAGCTGAAATTAAAGGGATTCCAATTAGAATTGAGGTTGGACCACGAGATTTAGAAAATAATAATGTGGTGATTTCAAGAAGAGATAACCGCGAAAAAGTTATCGTACCAATTGAAGATGTTGAAAAAACCATCATTAAAATGATGAGCGAATATGACAAAAATATTTATAATTTAGCACTAGAAAATACTAAAAACCGCACTTGAAAAGCAGAAACTATTGAAGAATATATTGCGATTTTGAGCAAAGAACAAGGATTTGTCTTAGTGCCATTTTGTGGAGAAATAAGTTGTGAAGCGGATGTTAAAGAAAAAACCCAAACAACTTCTCGTTGTATTCCCAACGATGTTAAGCAAGTTAAGGGTAAGTGTTTTAATTGTGGAAAAGATTCACAATTAAGAGTCTATTTTGCTCGCTCATACTAA
- a CDS encoding alpha/beta fold hydrolase: MKEFKLTMRDNKIIHMTTWDDVKKPVGVLQLVHGSCEEASRYDEFAKFLNKNGFIVVADDHRGHGHTANIEENELGWFADENGWEMIIDDLKEVNDYIKKTYPSLPVSIFGHSMGSFMVRHYLIKFGNTVNAAIICGTAEHSAISLKLGILLASKYQKKHGAKEVPEKIWKLSYKALNKRYSKDPNETGFEWMNDNPEEIEKFINNPRVGQKFSSSAFKDMFTGLLFIRKKSNYTKTPKNLPLFFIAGLDDPVGQYGKSVYKVRNKYKKSKYKTALKLYPKLRHEILLEKEEYRQIVSEDILKFLNSSL; encoded by the coding sequence ATGAAAGAATTTAAATTAACAATGCGTGATAATAAAATTATTCATATGACAACATGAGATGATGTCAAGAAGCCTGTTGGGGTCCTGCAATTGGTCCACGGTTCTTGTGAAGAAGCATCGCGTTATGATGAATTTGCTAAGTTTTTAAATAAAAATGGCTTTATCGTTGTTGCAGATGACCACCGTGGTCATGGACACACTGCAAATATCGAAGAAAACGAATTGGGCTGGTTTGCTGATGAAAATGGTTGAGAAATGATCATTGATGATTTAAAAGAAGTTAATGACTATATTAAAAAAACCTATCCAAGCCTGCCGGTTTCCATTTTCGGTCACTCAATGGGAAGTTTTATGGTTCGTCACTATTTGATAAAATTTGGAAACACCGTTAATGCGGCGATTATTTGCGGAACTGCTGAACACAGTGCAATATCACTTAAATTAGGAATTTTACTAGCTTCAAAATATCAAAAAAAACATGGAGCAAAAGAAGTTCCTGAAAAAATTTGGAAACTAAGCTATAAGGCTCTAAACAAAAGGTATAGTAAAGATCCAAATGAAACTGGTTTTGAGTGAATGAATGATAATCCTGAGGAAATTGAGAAATTTATTAATAATCCTCGTGTTGGGCAAAAGTTTAGCAGTAGTGCATTTAAAGATATGTTTACGGGATTACTTTTTATTAGAAAGAAATCAAACTATACCAAAACTCCCAAAAATTTACCGCTATTTTTTATTGCTGGTTTAGATGATCCAGTGGGACAATATGGTAAGTCAGTTTATAAGGTTAGAAATAAATACAAAAAATCCAAATATAAAACAGCTCTAAAGTTATATCCAAAACTTAGACACGAGATTCTTTTAGAGAAAGAAGAATATCGCCAAATCGTTAGTGAAGATATTCTAAAATTTTTAAATTCAAGTTTATAA
- a CDS encoding DUF402 domain-containing protein — MENLKKGDFVLVHAYKHNGSVYRSWERSIVFENNSDNLILINEEVVVTELNGRKWKTNEPAIWFFSKKDWYNVICMFKEWGINYYCNMASPYIIEDKTIKYVDYDLDIKVFNDNSFRILDLKDFNRNRINFSYSQEIINRIWSEIETLKEKIRQKEGCFNHDLVKSHWKEFVEQIKPKIVKLETETETEIGE, encoded by the coding sequence ATGGAAAATCTAAAGAAAGGTGATTTTGTTCTTGTTCATGCGTATAAACATAACGGAAGCGTCTATCGATCTTGAGAAAGGTCTATTGTTTTTGAGAACAACAGCGACAACCTAATTTTAATTAATGAAGAAGTTGTTGTTACAGAATTAAACGGAAGAAAATGAAAGACAAATGAGCCCGCAATTTGATTTTTTTCAAAAAAAGATTGATATAATGTTATTTGTATGTTTAAAGAATGGGGCATAAATTACTACTGTAATATGGCATCACCATATATAATCGAAGACAAAACAATAAAGTATGTAGATTATGATTTAGATATTAAAGTTTTCAATGATAATAGTTTTAGAATTTTAGACTTAAAAGATTTTAATCGCAATCGCATCAATTTTAGTTATTCTCAAGAGATAATTAATCGAATTTGATCTGAAATAGAAACTTTGAAAGAAAAAATTAGACAAAAAGAAGGTTGTTTCAACCACGACTTAGTTAAAAGCCACTGAAAAGAGTTTGTAGAACAAATTAAACCAAAAATTGTAAAATTGGAAACAGAAACAGAAACAGAAATAGGAGAATAG